The following proteins come from a genomic window of Pseudochaenichthys georgianus chromosome 19, fPseGeo1.2, whole genome shotgun sequence:
- the tha1 gene encoding threonine aldolase 1, with protein sequence MSLKTFSCRVLCKLVNHEVVASKKTLSARDAAAGFPGRSSARGYYNSGKASQPGPGKAAHVRVVDLRSDTVTKPGPAMRQAMAAAEVGDDVMREDPCVNELQEIAAEMFQMEAALFVPTGTMSNLIAVMVHCRERGDEMIVGNLSHLHIYEQGGSAQLAGVHSTTVDNLPDGSFDLEQLESKIRHGYPDPHYPRSRLICVENTHNIQGGRVLPLTFLQEVRALADRYGLSVHMDGARVMNAAVAMGLPPSTILQHTHTISVCLSKGLGSPVGTMLAGPKDFITRAVRCRKALGGGMRQAGILAAAGKLSLLEMVGRLEEDHHNAKTFAQALLECDPAVFAVDMATVETNILRFRIQEPTLSPSEFCARMAEVGEGEEAALGQGIQVLMYPHFSNTVRAVWHLGISPEDTQLAIQKMQLVASQHIKEKVGAQ encoded by the exons ATGTCTTTGAAAACGTTTTCATGCAGAGTTTTGTGTAAACTTGTAAACCACGAGGTTGTCGCCTCCAAAAAAACGCTCAGTGCACGAGATGCAGCAGCTGGCTTTCCGGGACGGAGCTCCGCGCGCGGCTACTACAACAGCGGCAAGGCCAGCCAACCAGGCCCGGGCAAGGCGGCCCATGTCCGGGTTGTGGACCTCCGCAGCGACACTGTGACCAAACCCGGGCCGGCGATGCGGCAGGCCATGGCGGCTGCCGAGGTGGGAGATGACGTGATGAGAGAAGACCCGTGTGTTAACG AGTTGCAGGAAATTGCAGCTGAGATGTTTCAAATGGAGGCCGCTCTGTTTGTTCCCACTGGGACCATGAGTAATCTCATAGCAG TGATGGTGCACTGCAGGGAGCGGGGCGATGAGATGATTGTGGGCAATCTGTCACATTTACACATCTATGAGCAGGGAGGGAGTGCACAG CTTGCTGGTGTCCACTCCACCACAGTGGACAATCTGCCCGATGGATCATTTGACTTGGAGCAGCTAGAATCGAAGATCCGCCATGGGTACCCAGACCCCCACTACCCCCGCTCACGCCTCATATGTGTGGAGAACACACACAACATACAGGGAGGGCGAGTGCTGCCTCTGACCTTCCTgcaggag GTCCGTGCTCTTGCAGATAGATATGGTCTGTCAGTTCACATGGATGGAGCCCGGGTGATGAATGCTGCTGTGGCCATGGGGCTGCCTCCATCCACCAtactgcagcacacacacaccatcagtgTGTGCCTCTCCAAG GGTCTGGGTTCCCCGGTGGGAACCATGCTGGCTGGACCCAAAGACTTCATAACCCGGGCAGTGCGGTGCCGTAAAGCCCTGGGTGGGGGGATGCGGCAGGCTGGTATCCTTGCAGCAGCTGGAAAACTGTCTTTACTAGAGATGGTAGGAAGACTGGAGGAAGATCACCACAATGCAAAAACCTTTGCTCAAG CTCTGCTTGAATGTGACCCTGCTGTATTCGCTGTAGACATGGCCACCGTGGAGACAAACATCCTGCGTTTCCGTATACAGGAGCCCACTTTAAGCCCCTCTGAGTTCTGTGCTCGCATGGCTGAGGTTGGCGAAGGAGAGGAGGCAGCACTGGGACAGGGGATACAAGTTCTCATGTACCCCCATTTTTCTAATACAGTACGGGCTGTATGGCATCTTGGGATTTCTCCTGAAGATACGCAGCTAGCCATCCAGAAAATGCAACTTGTGGCTTCGCAGCATATAAAGGAAAAAGTCGGGGCCCAGTAA